From a region of the Nonlabens sp. Hel1_33_55 genome:
- a CDS encoding thiamine pyrophosphate-dependent enzyme, whose protein sequence is MTTDNTQLNLNDISKETTIALYKGMLLPRLVEEKMLILLRQGRISKWFSGIGQEAIAVGVTMAMQSEEYILPMHRNLGVFTSRNIPLWKLFAQWQGKTEGFTKGRDRSFHFGTQDYKIIGMISHLGPQLGVADGIALAQKLNQTKRATVVFTGEGGTSEGDFHEALNVASVWDLPVLFCIENNGYGLSTPTSEQYRCENLADRGAGYGMESHIIDGNNIIEVYQKTTQILEEMRRNPRPVLIEFKTFRRRGHEEASGTKYVPDELMEHWEQRDPLHLLEHELLEKQWIKPAEISEWSDEIKVSIEDGLGIAFAKAEPNTNIEQELADVYQPAVQNITVPKGETENIRFVDAIHYGLKSAMRQHEDLVIMGQDIADYGGVFKITEGFLEEFGADRVRNTPICESAIVEVAMGLSIAGMKAVVEMQFADFVSSGFNPIVNYLAKSYYRWNQNADVVIRMPCGAGVGAGPFHSQTNESWFYTIPGLKIVYPSNPADAKGLLLASINDPNPVLYFEHKALYRSVYGEVPIEDYEIELGKANLICEGNQATVIAYGAAVNWVLPLIEEYNNVFDLIDLRTLSPLDKDCITKSVQKTGRVLLISEDNLTGSVCSDIAAMIGEVCFKYLDAPVMRLGSIDTPIPFHKDLESNYLPVKKIQNSIKSLLEY, encoded by the coding sequence ATGACTACAGATAATACGCAACTAAACTTGAATGATATTTCTAAGGAAACCACGATCGCTCTGTATAAGGGTATGCTGTTACCTAGATTGGTGGAAGAGAAGATGCTCATCTTATTGCGACAGGGCAGGATTTCAAAATGGTTCTCTGGTATAGGTCAAGAAGCCATAGCTGTAGGTGTGACCATGGCAATGCAGTCTGAAGAGTACATTTTGCCCATGCACAGAAATCTGGGCGTTTTTACATCTAGAAACATTCCGCTGTGGAAGTTATTTGCGCAGTGGCAAGGCAAGACGGAAGGTTTTACCAAGGGACGAGATCGTAGTTTCCATTTTGGGACTCAAGATTATAAAATCATAGGAATGATTTCTCATTTGGGCCCGCAATTGGGTGTCGCAGATGGAATTGCACTAGCTCAAAAACTCAATCAAACCAAAAGAGCAACCGTTGTTTTTACCGGTGAAGGTGGCACCAGTGAAGGTGATTTTCACGAGGCACTCAATGTGGCTAGCGTCTGGGATTTGCCAGTCTTGTTCTGTATTGAAAACAATGGTTATGGATTAAGTACACCAACCTCAGAGCAATATCGCTGTGAAAATCTAGCCGATCGTGGTGCTGGCTATGGTATGGAATCGCATATCATCGATGGGAACAACATCATAGAAGTTTACCAAAAAACGACTCAGATTCTGGAAGAGATGAGAAGGAATCCACGGCCGGTGTTGATTGAATTCAAGACTTTTAGAAGACGAGGACATGAAGAAGCCAGTGGTACCAAATATGTCCCAGATGAGCTCATGGAACATTGGGAACAGCGAGACCCATTGCATTTACTCGAGCACGAACTTCTGGAAAAGCAATGGATCAAACCTGCAGAGATTTCTGAATGGAGTGATGAGATCAAGGTTAGTATTGAAGATGGTTTAGGTATCGCTTTCGCGAAAGCGGAACCCAATACAAACATCGAGCAAGAACTGGCAGATGTCTACCAACCAGCAGTGCAAAACATCACAGTTCCTAAAGGAGAAACCGAAAATATTAGGTTTGTGGATGCCATTCATTACGGTTTGAAATCTGCCATGCGACAACATGAAGATCTTGTCATCATGGGACAGGATATCGCAGACTATGGTGGCGTTTTCAAAATAACCGAAGGATTTTTAGAGGAATTTGGCGCAGATCGAGTGCGCAACACACCTATCTGTGAAAGTGCCATTGTAGAGGTTGCTATGGGATTATCCATTGCTGGAATGAAAGCGGTGGTAGAAATGCAGTTTGCAGATTTTGTGAGCAGCGGCTTCAATCCAATCGTGAATTACTTGGCAAAATCATATTATCGCTGGAATCAGAATGCCGATGTGGTCATTAGAATGCCCTGCGGCGCAGGAGTAGGAGCTGGACCATTTCATTCTCAGACTAACGAATCCTGGTTTTATACGATACCAGGTTTGAAAATAGTTTATCCCTCAAACCCAGCCGATGCTAAAGGACTTTTGTTAGCATCTATAAATGATCCCAATCCTGTATTGTATTTTGAACACAAAGCGCTGTATCGATCTGTTTATGGAGAAGTTCCCATAGAGGATTATGAAATCGAACTAGGTAAGGCAAACCTGATTTGTGAGGGAAATCAAGCAACGGTAATAGCTTATGGTGCCGCTGTAAACTGGGTATTGCCGTTAATCGAGGAGTATAATAACGTTTTTGACCTTATTGATTTGAGAACGTTATCACCTCTTGATAAGGATTGTATTACAAAGAGCGTCCAAAAAACGGGACGCGTTTTATTGATCTCTGAAGATAATCTTACAGGAAGCGTTTGTAGCGATATTGCTGCAATGATAGGAGAAGTTTGCTTTAAATATCTTGACGCTCCAGTTATGCGATTGGGAAGTATTGATACACCTATTCCTTTTCATAAGGACTTGGAATCAAATTATCTACCTGTTAAAAAGATACAAAATTCTATTAAATCTTTGTTGGAGTACTAA
- a CDS encoding isopenicillin N synthase family dioxygenase: MTNIPSVDLADFLSDDPERKKKFIDEIGKAYEEIGFVALKNHFLSDELVEKLYTQVEKFFQLPVETKESYERPELGGQRGYVSFGKEHAKGKKEGDLKEFWHFGQVPSDDADLTETYPDNVKVKELPEFNDTGMEAYRMLEKTGIYVLRALALHIGLQENYFDHWASNGNSILRPIHYPPITSEPDNAVRAGAHGDINLITLLMGASAPGLQVQRRDGEWLDAIAQEDELVINVGDMLQRHTNNKLRSTIHRVVNPPRDQWHTHRYSIPFFLHPRSDMKLDCLDECVDEDHPKQYEDITAGDFLHQRLVEIGLIKK; the protein is encoded by the coding sequence ATGACAAATATACCCAGCGTAGATCTCGCCGATTTCCTAAGCGATGATCCAGAGAGAAAAAAGAAATTTATTGATGAAATTGGAAAGGCCTATGAGGAAATAGGTTTTGTGGCGCTTAAGAACCACTTCCTTTCTGACGAATTAGTTGAAAAATTATATACTCAGGTAGAAAAATTCTTCCAGCTACCTGTGGAGACAAAAGAATCGTATGAGCGCCCAGAATTAGGCGGTCAGCGTGGTTATGTATCTTTTGGAAAGGAACATGCCAAAGGAAAAAAAGAAGGTGACTTGAAAGAATTCTGGCATTTTGGGCAAGTGCCTAGCGATGATGCAGATCTAACCGAAACCTATCCGGACAACGTCAAGGTGAAAGAACTTCCAGAATTTAATGACACTGGAATGGAGGCTTACAGAATGCTTGAAAAAACAGGGATTTATGTTTTGAGAGCACTTGCATTACATATTGGTTTACAGGAAAACTACTTTGACCATTGGGCAAGTAATGGTAATTCCATTTTAAGACCTATTCACTATCCACCTATTACAAGCGAGCCTGATAATGCGGTAAGAGCTGGAGCGCATGGCGATATCAATTTAATTACTTTATTGATGGGTGCCAGTGCACCAGGATTACAGGTACAACGCCGTGATGGCGAGTGGCTGGATGCTATTGCACAAGAAGATGAACTGGTTATTAATGTAGGTGATATGTTGCAGAGACATACCAACAATAAACTACGATCAACAATTCACAGAGTTGTGAATCCGCCACGTGATCAGTGGCATACGCATCGTTATTCTATTCCTTTTTTCTTGCATCCACGTAGTGATATGAAACTGGACTGTTTAGATGAATGTGTTGATGAAGATCACCCAAAACAATATGAAGACATCACCGCAGGTGATTTCTTGCATCAGCGATTGGTGGAAATAGGATTGATAAAAAAATAA
- a CDS encoding FAD-dependent oxidoreductase, which translates to MQNSPTITIIGAGVSGLCAAIHLKNSGFTAQIYEAHNHVGGRVATDFLNDMILDHGFQVLLDAYPAAQEFLDLKALDLVKFSPGAYIFCDGKKSTVGDPTRDPSFLLTVAFSKVGSIKDKFKIFTLSRKLKQKSLQEIFEAKEQTTLSYLQEAGFSEKMISNFFKPFYAGIFLEDELQTSSRMFEFVFKMFAEGSATLPKNGIAAIPKQLASHVSEDQIHLDQSVSRVAGSQITMADGSKLESDYSIIAAQADRLVPNLPISNMKWHEVTVLYFNTANSGFKKPIIGLVSAENTLCNNFHFLQDVFEGHEKVVSVSVVKEYDYKITELSDRVRMEMKEHCDIGLGEMIHSKIIKKALPDLKNINYSMNPTETQLTENVYLAGDQLSNGSLNAAMLNGKAAAQAVIDKIEGKVVVG; encoded by the coding sequence ATGCAAAATTCCCCAACCATTACCATTATAGGAGCAGGCGTCAGTGGCCTTTGCGCCGCGATACACTTAAAAAATTCAGGTTTTACGGCACAGATTTATGAAGCTCATAATCATGTAGGTGGCCGTGTTGCTACAGATTTCCTCAACGACATGATCCTCGATCATGGCTTTCAGGTACTGTTGGATGCTTACCCAGCAGCTCAGGAATTTTTGGATCTGAAGGCTTTGGATTTGGTTAAATTTTCACCAGGTGCCTACATATTTTGCGATGGTAAGAAATCAACCGTTGGTGACCCCACAAGAGATCCTAGTTTCCTGTTGACCGTTGCATTTTCTAAGGTTGGATCTATAAAAGATAAGTTTAAAATATTTACGCTTTCGCGAAAGCTGAAACAAAAATCCCTACAGGAAATATTTGAAGCTAAGGAACAAACCACACTTTCTTACCTGCAAGAAGCTGGATTCTCTGAAAAGATGATATCCAATTTCTTCAAACCTTTCTACGCCGGTATATTCTTGGAAGACGAGTTACAAACCAGCAGCCGAATGTTTGAATTTGTATTTAAAATGTTTGCAGAAGGCAGCGCGACCTTACCTAAAAACGGAATCGCAGCGATTCCTAAACAACTAGCCAGCCACGTATCAGAAGATCAAATACACCTAGATCAATCGGTTTCTAGAGTGGCAGGTTCACAAATTACAATGGCTGACGGTTCAAAACTGGAATCTGACTACTCCATCATCGCCGCACAGGCTGACCGACTTGTACCTAATCTGCCTATATCAAACATGAAGTGGCATGAGGTGACTGTTCTATATTTCAACACTGCCAATAGTGGTTTCAAAAAACCAATCATCGGTTTAGTTAGTGCAGAGAATACCTTGTGTAATAACTTTCATTTTTTACAGGATGTTTTTGAAGGTCATGAAAAAGTAGTAAGTGTATCTGTTGTCAAAGAATACGATTATAAAATCACTGAGTTATCAGACCGTGTGCGCATGGAAATGAAAGAGCATTGCGATATTGGTTTAGGTGAAATGATACATTCCAAAATCATCAAAAAAGCCTTGCCAGACCTGAAAAATATTAATTACTCAATGAATCCAACCGAAACTCAACTAACTGAAAACGTATATCTTGCAGGCGATCAGTTAAGTAATGGTTCACTCAACGCGGCGATGTTAAACGGTAAAGCAGCCGCTCAGGCTGTAATCGATAAAATTGAAGGTAAAGTGGTTGTTGGATAG
- a CDS encoding mechanosensitive ion channel family protein, giving the protein MLFLQAIQSQTFTEQISVALEGYYDRFVELLPRIGLGLLIVILGFLIAGALGRFATKRVKMKTEDPLMSRFLGQAIRLILIVLFIVLALEAAGLGNISAGIFATAGASAVILGFAFKDIGQNFIAGVILSFNRPFDINDTVEIGPNFGKVKALEFRYTKLKTFDGKDVYIPNSDVITQPVTNYTEDGFFRWDFMVGLDYEDDINLAKATILRTLEADPKVVTDEEHQSYVAEDELATSTVNVKVMFWVDTTDYGRVATQTKGRVIGNVKIALMNEGFYLPADIQEIKLYGRESELNLSMKEMRKADD; this is encoded by the coding sequence ATGCTTTTTTTACAAGCCATTCAATCTCAAACTTTCACTGAACAAATATCTGTCGCTTTAGAAGGTTACTACGATCGTTTTGTTGAATTACTTCCCAGAATAGGTTTAGGGCTTTTGATCGTCATCTTAGGATTTTTAATTGCTGGAGCCTTGGGGCGTTTTGCTACCAAGCGTGTCAAAATGAAAACGGAAGATCCTCTAATGAGCCGATTCCTAGGTCAAGCCATACGGTTGATTCTCATAGTACTATTTATAGTTCTCGCTCTGGAAGCCGCTGGGTTAGGCAATATTAGTGCAGGAATTTTTGCTACAGCTGGTGCCAGTGCTGTGATTTTAGGTTTTGCTTTTAAGGATATAGGTCAAAATTTCATCGCAGGAGTCATTTTGAGTTTTAATAGGCCGTTTGATATTAATGATACTGTAGAAATAGGTCCTAATTTTGGAAAGGTAAAAGCGCTTGAGTTTAGATACACGAAGCTGAAAACATTTGACGGTAAGGATGTTTATATACCTAACAGTGACGTGATTACACAGCCGGTAACCAACTATACGGAAGATGGGTTTTTCCGTTGGGATTTTATGGTAGGTCTGGATTATGAAGATGACATCAACCTCGCTAAAGCCACGATTCTTAGAACATTAGAAGCAGATCCAAAAGTGGTGACTGATGAGGAACACCAAAGTTACGTAGCCGAGGATGAACTTGCCACAAGTACGGTCAATGTCAAAGTGATGTTTTGGGTAGATACCACAGATTATGGCAGAGTTGCCACACAAACTAAAGGCCGAGTCATAGGTAACGTAAAAATTGCATTGATGAATGAAGGCTTCTACTTACCAGCAGATATTCAGGAAATCAAATTGTATGGTCGCGAGTCTGAACTAAATTTGTCCATGAAAGAAATGAGAAAAGCTGATGATTAA
- a CDS encoding DUF3817 domain-containing protein, which translates to MIKFFRYLAIAEGYSFLLILFLTMPLKYLGGIGLPNKIIGMAHGFLFLGYVVMAIVVAQILKWKFKDTIIVILMSVVPFGTFWMKDKYLNSRDEASLKTA; encoded by the coding sequence ATGATTAAATTTTTTAGATACCTCGCCATTGCAGAAGGTTACTCCTTCTTGCTAATACTTTTTTTAACCATGCCATTGAAATACCTAGGCGGTATAGGTTTGCCCAACAAAATCATAGGAATGGCTCATGGTTTTCTCTTCTTGGGTTATGTGGTTATGGCCATTGTTGTGGCGCAAATCCTGAAATGGAAATTCAAAGACACGATTATTGTGATATTGATGTCTGTAGTGCCATTTGGAACTTTCTGGATGAAGGATAAATACTTGAACAGCCGTGATGAAGCAAGCTTGAAGACTGCGTAA
- a CDS encoding acyl-CoA thioesterase, protein MNFHTRKWIKPEDLNPNGTLFGGRLLDWIDEEAALYTIIQLENSRVVTKYMSDINFKASARTGDIIEIGLEVNSFGISSINLNCVVRNKMTYETIITIKTIVLVNLDEDGKPAPHGKTKTEYQSERMKRRGIDE, encoded by the coding sequence ATGAATTTTCACACTCGCAAATGGATCAAACCAGAAGATCTCAACCCTAACGGAACCTTATTTGGTGGTAGATTGTTGGACTGGATTGATGAAGAGGCTGCACTTTATACCATCATTCAGCTAGAAAATTCCCGAGTGGTCACCAAATATATGAGTGATATCAACTTTAAGGCGAGTGCAAGAACAGGTGATATTATTGAAATAGGGTTGGAGGTCAATTCTTTTGGTATTAGTTCTATCAACCTGAATTGCGTCGTGCGCAATAAGATGACTTATGAAACGATCATTACCATCAAAACAATAGTCCTAGTCAATCTGGACGAGGATGGTAAGCCAGCACCGCACGGCAAAACTAAAACCGAATACCAATCTGAAAGGATGAAGCGTCGTGGAATTGATGAATGA